From Paenibacillus sp. PK3_47, the proteins below share one genomic window:
- a CDS encoding ABC transporter ATP-binding protein, giving the protein MNAVENVLECHALTKRYGRKYALNGVDLTVPRGRIMGLLGPNGAGKTTLMKLIVSLLRDYKGTVAVCGRPPGVETKRMVAYLPDHEFLYPWMTIEECIALFHHAFSDFRRDKAYEMTGQLGLNVRDTIKTLSKGMKERVSISLTFARKASLYVLDEPLAAVDPSTRDKIMGIILDNFDGESSILISTHLIQGVEPLFTDIAIVNEGQIQLQGSIEELKRGYGMPIEDLFKQIIR; this is encoded by the coding sequence ATGAATGCTGTGGAAAACGTACTGGAGTGTCATGCGCTGACCAAAAGGTATGGCCGGAAATACGCGCTGAACGGAGTAGATTTGACTGTGCCCAGGGGGCGGATCATGGGCCTGCTGGGGCCGAACGGTGCCGGCAAAACGACGCTGATGAAACTGATTGTTTCGCTGCTGAGGGACTATAAGGGAACGGTTGCGGTATGCGGCAGGCCTCCCGGCGTGGAGACCAAACGTATGGTAGCTTATTTGCCGGACCACGAATTTTTGTATCCCTGGATGACGATTGAAGAGTGTATAGCGCTGTTTCATCATGCTTTTAGTGACTTCCGGCGGGACAAGGCCTATGAAATGACCGGGCAGCTTGGCCTTAACGTACGGGATACCATCAAAACGCTGTCCAAAGGCATGAAGGAGCGTGTAAGCATTTCGCTGACCTTTGCGCGTAAAGCAAGCCTGTATGTGCTGGATGAGCCGCTTGCAGCGGTGGATCCTTCCACACGCGATAAGATCATGGGAATTATTCTCGATAACTTTGACGGGGAGAGTTCCATACTGATCAGCACCCACCTGATCCAGGGCGTGGAGCCTTTATTCACGGATATTGCCATTGTGAACGAAGGGCAGATTCAGCTGCAGGGCAGCATTGAGGAACTGAAGCGGGGATACGGGATGCCTATCGAGGATTTGTTCAAGCAGATTATCCGTTGA